The proteins below come from a single Limnobaculum xujianqingii genomic window:
- a CDS encoding autotransporter outer membrane beta-barrel domain-containing protein, giving the protein MSDGSSYLYNYGTLFIGDGANNNAHLKVIDSAGYRYSHYLKDMVIGGNGGTGLFEYQHGAITESSRFDQMDTINIGSGLNSNGTMSLTGTGKNTSDQNMGNSIIYTEKLHIGTDGGTGELNIIGSAVEADTFNSAGHIIAFSLGSGSGSQGTMNVLSGGKATISTGMGYSDNPLSTAVIGLNQGSGTLNIAGSATNNGKTTPSRAVFAHGLDVGKGDDSTGIVRVEDGARLITIAPGGDDENISAFIGVDDGKGAVLVSGENSVWHVSGHSSFSGAPGEVGHLSVGESGTGDLTIANGGKVSLGAITYVNTYDEDEGMSYYDLTFSNDVSGDLYLGQQAGSTGNLNFGAAEGETAQAVGSLEVNQIIFGAGDGSMVFNHTDNSGLYIFETELVSSTEGQGSIKQVNGVTTFDSDRSIFTGKTYVTGGTLVANSVLGGTMFVSNGGTLAGIGNVGHTTVGNGGIISPGQFGSTTPEVLTIDGDLVMEAGSTYITNLSTDIESSGTNAEGDVVNTYIADVIQVNGSATLNGAGVIAMAGGEPVLYVPDSRWRILSATGGVSGAFGPLESRPYVDLGYEYDADNAYLVVTRNEQDICTDDMTSNQCNVGGNVDEQEDQDNDIKEEIISQPDAESAKDALNQLSGEIHASAKSALLEDSRFLREAINNRLLDTAVGTGAWGHIYTSWGTFDASDSSAQMKRNIAGVILGVDKSLNDNWKMGLVGGYGKADIKVSDRSSGADRYDYHVGAYTKGQWGNFNLHTGVGYTWHDYTTDRYVKLQKLRDHLEADYNASTTQVFTEGRYLFDIAESLTVEPYVGAAYVHIDTDGFTERGGKAKLTSASDNMDMFFTTVGSRLTKQFTLENGQTAKIWSNLGWRHAYNDVTSTSTLNFSDANSFNVVGSSISRDAAIFEAGTEISVTPDTNIGAMYNGQVGNNTEDHGAKVYINWRF; this is encoded by the coding sequence GTGTCTGATGGGTCAAGTTACTTATACAACTATGGAACGCTGTTTATCGGCGATGGCGCCAATAATAACGCCCATTTAAAAGTCATTGATAGCGCAGGATATCGTTACTCACACTACCTCAAAGATATGGTTATCGGTGGTAATGGAGGTACAGGTCTGTTTGAGTACCAGCATGGTGCTATCACAGAATCCAGCCGTTTTGATCAGATGGATACTATCAATATTGGTTCCGGATTAAACAGTAACGGAACCATGTCGTTAACCGGCACAGGTAAAAATACTTCTGACCAAAACATGGGTAACTCCATCATTTATACCGAAAAACTTCATATCGGAACCGATGGTGGCACCGGTGAGCTAAATATTATTGGCAGTGCTGTTGAAGCCGATACCTTTAACTCTGCCGGTCATATTATCGCTTTCTCATTAGGAAGCGGTAGTGGCAGTCAGGGCACCATGAATGTACTGTCCGGCGGTAAAGCTACGATTTCAACCGGTATGGGTTATAGCGATAACCCACTATCAACCGCAGTGATTGGCCTGAATCAGGGTTCTGGTACTCTGAATATTGCCGGTTCTGCCACTAATAATGGTAAAACAACGCCAAGCCGAGCCGTTTTTGCGCACGGACTGGATGTTGGTAAAGGCGATGACAGTACCGGTATTGTTCGGGTTGAAGATGGGGCCCGTCTGATAACTATTGCCCCTGGCGGAGACGATGAGAATATCTCTGCCTTTATTGGTGTAGATGACGGTAAAGGCGCGGTGTTAGTTTCAGGTGAAAACAGCGTCTGGCACGTATCGGGGCATTCATCATTTTCCGGAGCACCTGGAGAAGTTGGTCATTTATCCGTGGGGGAAAGCGGTACCGGTGACCTCACTATCGCCAACGGCGGTAAGGTTTCACTGGGTGCGATTACCTATGTGAACACCTATGATGAAGATGAAGGTATGTCTTACTATGATTTAACTTTTAGTAATGATGTATCAGGCGATCTCTATTTAGGCCAGCAGGCCGGTAGCACAGGTAACCTAAACTTCGGTGCGGCTGAAGGTGAAACCGCTCAGGCGGTTGGCTCACTGGAAGTGAATCAAATCATCTTTGGTGCCGGTGATGGCTCAATGGTATTTAACCATACGGATAATTCCGGTCTTTATATCTTTGAAACTGAATTGGTTAGCAGTACTGAAGGTCAGGGCTCAATCAAGCAGGTAAACGGCGTTACCACCTTTGACAGCGATCGTAGCATCTTCACTGGTAAAACCTATGTGACGGGCGGTACGCTGGTAGCCAATAGTGTCTTGGGTGGCACTATGTTTGTCTCCAATGGCGGTACATTAGCCGGTATCGGCAATGTTGGTCATACCACCGTGGGTAACGGCGGTATCATTTCTCCGGGACAGTTTGGTTCCACCACGCCAGAAGTCCTTACCATTGATGGCGATCTGGTGATGGAAGCCGGTTCCACGTATATAACCAATCTCTCCACCGATATTGAGTCCTCTGGCACCAATGCTGAAGGTGATGTGGTTAATACCTACATCGCTGACGTGATTCAGGTTAACGGCAGTGCGACACTCAATGGTGCAGGAGTTATCGCCATGGCGGGTGGTGAACCGGTTCTGTACGTACCGGACAGCCGCTGGCGTATTCTTAGCGCTACCGGTGGCGTATCCGGTGCATTTGGTCCGCTGGAATCACGACCTTACGTCGATCTGGGCTATGAATATGATGCAGATAACGCTTATCTGGTTGTCACCCGTAACGAACAGGATATCTGTACTGATGATATGACCTCTAACCAATGTAACGTTGGCGGCAATGTTGATGAACAGGAAGACCAGGATAATGACATCAAGGAAGAGATTATTTCTCAACCTGATGCAGAATCCGCCAAAGATGCGCTAAACCAGCTTTCTGGTGAAATCCACGCCTCAGCCAAGAGTGCCTTGCTGGAAGATAGCCGTTTCCTGCGTGAAGCCATTAATAATCGCCTGTTAGATACCGCTGTTGGTACCGGAGCCTGGGGTCATATTTATACCTCATGGGGCACTTTCGACGCTTCAGATAGTTCAGCCCAAATGAAACGCAATATCGCCGGTGTTATTTTAGGGGTTGATAAATCTCTGAATGACAACTGGAAGATGGGTTTAGTAGGTGGTTATGGGAAAGCGGATATTAAAGTATCCGACCGCTCCTCTGGTGCCGATCGTTATGATTATCATGTGGGGGCTTATACCAAAGGTCAGTGGGGGAACTTTAATCTGCATACCGGTGTAGGTTACACCTGGCATGATTACACCACCGACCGTTATGTGAAGCTCCAGAAGTTACGTGACCATCTGGAAGCGGATTACAATGCCTCAACCACTCAGGTGTTCACTGAAGGCCGCTATCTGTTTGATATTGCCGAGAGCCTGACCGTTGAACCTTACGTAGGTGCGGCTTATGTCCATATCGATACCGATGGATTCACTGAACGGGGCGGTAAAGCTAAATTAACCAGCGCCAGCGATAATATGGATATGTTCTTTACTACAGTCGGCAGCCGTCTGACCAAACAATTCACACTGGAAAACGGTCAGACTGCTAAAATCTGGAGCAACCTTGGCTGGCGTCATGCTTATAATGATGTGACCTCAACCTCAACGCTGAATTTTAGCGATGCAAACAGCTTTAACGTGGTTGGCTCGTCGATCAGTCGGGATGCAGCTATATTTGAAGCAGGGACTGAAATCAGCGTTACACCTGATACCAATATCGGGGCTATGTATAATGGCCAGGTTGGTAATAACACTGAAGATCATGGAGCAAAAGTATATATAAACTGGCGCTTCTGA
- a CDS encoding GNAT family N-acetyltransferase — protein MASNNPNLAGILIYIETNGYLLRSLTPNDVTPDFLKWMNSQDMMEGLNLPPLNFTHQQLADYTKQFDNHRNYFIGIFDKKNDLLVGFYTIDVNLNHKVGHITAGVGAPGYPGKPVLWATIDALLDHFYLYRDLHKMAARILAKNKRMLFCFVKNPRFNLEAVLKEECLAPDGERVDILIFSSLRHK, from the coding sequence ATGGCTTCCAACAACCCCAATCTGGCAGGGATCCTGATTTATATTGAAACCAACGGATATTTGTTACGTAGTTTAACGCCCAATGATGTCACACCTGACTTTCTTAAATGGATGAACAGTCAGGATATGATGGAAGGGCTTAACCTCCCACCGCTGAACTTTACCCACCAGCAGTTAGCTGATTACACTAAACAGTTTGATAATCATCGTAATTACTTTATTGGTATCTTTGATAAGAAGAATGACTTATTAGTGGGCTTTTATACTATTGATGTCAACCTTAACCATAAAGTGGGCCATATTACCGCTGGTGTTGGGGCTCCCGGATATCCGGGCAAACCCGTACTTTGGGCAACCATTGATGCCTTATTGGATCACTTCTACCTTTATCGCGACCTGCATAAAATGGCGGCACGCATTCTGGCAAAAAATAAGCGCATGCTATTTTGCTTCGTTAAAAACCCACGCTTTAATCTGGAAGCCGTACTTAAAGAGGAGTGCCTTGCTCCTGACGGTGAGCGGGTTGATATCCTGATCTTCTCTTCATTACGACACAAATAG
- a CDS encoding AMP-binding protein, with protein sequence MPSELVVTPTLNSIPIRHGDFTTTTEALAYAAGGEAGFNFFNVSGELTGVLDYKQMQAQSMRVALQLKQQGFSRHDRLIFIAETTPDFLLLFFACQYLGLIPCPIAFTVNLGGMPAYLEKLDRIIASSQAKAIISSQAIADAINKSVSIPTLVYSEMVHQAQKFHQPELAELSPFTADEPAYIQFSSGSTTHPKGVQISQRDLHTNIYAVLRYGMKLRPEDRSFNWLPFHHNMGMIGFLLASVYGQRTVDCLSAENFVQNPLIWLELMSKYKTAITFAPVFGYQFAMKKYAESENKPSLDLSSLRVAGIGGDLISPDMLKMFSGCFANSGFNYQSFLPSYGLTETTLAVTTSDVDQPPVIDTLTSELIQKPIVSCGKALPGFEVKIIDGATQTKLPEREIGQIWVKGPSIITRYIDDQAPIESDDQGYIYTGDLGYLWQDQLFISGREKDVIIIRGRNIWAQDIEWSLLQAMPQIGVNNMAAIGINEQQEESMAILFSASEELAADHTQLHQLATEIQNLTRKIAGVQARVLFTTRTLPLTSSGKLARAQAKEAYLSGNMAIIYDSEGHI encoded by the coding sequence ATGCCATCAGAATTAGTTGTTACACCAACACTTAACAGTATCCCAATCCGACACGGTGATTTTACTACTACCACGGAAGCACTGGCCTATGCAGCTGGTGGCGAAGCCGGATTCAACTTTTTTAATGTCTCCGGTGAGCTAACGGGCGTTCTGGATTATAAGCAAATGCAGGCCCAGTCCATGCGGGTAGCGCTACAGCTTAAACAACAGGGGTTCTCCCGTCATGACCGCCTGATTTTTATAGCGGAAACTACCCCTGACTTTTTGCTGCTGTTTTTTGCCTGCCAATATTTAGGGTTAATTCCCTGCCCGATAGCTTTTACTGTCAACCTCGGCGGTATGCCAGCCTATCTGGAGAAGCTAGACAGAATTATTGCTTCTTCTCAGGCTAAAGCCATTATCAGTTCACAAGCTATTGCCGATGCTATTAATAAATCAGTTTCCATCCCGACTCTGGTGTATAGCGAAATGGTTCATCAGGCGCAGAAGTTTCACCAACCGGAACTAGCGGAACTTTCTCCCTTTACTGCGGATGAACCTGCCTATATTCAGTTCTCTTCCGGTTCGACAACCCACCCGAAAGGCGTGCAAATAAGTCAGCGTGATTTACATACCAATATCTATGCAGTTTTACGCTATGGCATGAAGCTGCGTCCGGAAGACCGCTCATTTAACTGGCTGCCCTTCCATCACAACATGGGAATGATTGGCTTCCTTTTGGCCTCGGTATATGGGCAACGTACTGTCGATTGCCTGAGTGCAGAGAATTTTGTTCAAAACCCGCTGATTTGGCTGGAACTGATGTCGAAGTACAAAACGGCGATTACTTTTGCTCCGGTATTTGGCTATCAGTTCGCCATGAAAAAATATGCCGAAAGTGAAAATAAGCCATCTCTCGATCTCTCTTCACTGCGGGTAGCCGGTATTGGTGGCGATTTAATTAGCCCGGATATGCTGAAGATGTTTTCTGGCTGTTTTGCCAACAGCGGCTTTAACTATCAATCTTTCCTGCCAAGCTATGGACTTACAGAAACGACACTGGCCGTGACCACATCAGATGTGGATCAACCGCCGGTCATCGACACATTAACCAGCGAGCTGATTCAAAAACCTATTGTCTCTTGCGGTAAAGCACTACCGGGCTTTGAGGTTAAGATCATTGATGGCGCAACCCAAACCAAACTGCCAGAACGAGAAATTGGTCAAATTTGGGTAAAAGGCCCCAGTATTATTACTCGCTATATTGACGATCAGGCACCTATTGAGTCAGATGACCAAGGCTATATTTATACTGGCGATCTTGGTTATCTGTGGCAAGACCAGCTGTTTATCAGCGGTCGGGAAAAAGATGTGATCATTATTCGCGGCCGTAATATTTGGGCGCAGGATATAGAGTGGTCGCTGTTACAGGCCATGCCACAGATTGGCGTCAACAATATGGCTGCTATTGGTATCAACGAGCAACAAGAAGAGAGCATGGCAATTCTGTTTAGTGCCAGTGAAGAACTGGCGGCAGACCATACTCAGCTTCATCAACTGGCTACAGAGATCCAAAACCTGACGCGTAAAATTGCGGGCGTTCAGGCCAGAGTATTGTTTACCACCCGGACGTTACCGTTAACCTCTTCAGGAAAACTGGCCAGAGCACAGGCCAAAGAGGCGTATCTGTCTGGCAATATGGCTATTATCTACGATTCAGAGGGGCATATCTGA
- a CDS encoding acyl carrier protein, with amino-acid sequence MNYLHKSKEILSGCLSIPVEQIQDDNLIEQLKPTLDSVDFAGIMMQVERFLKKEVPVAEWLELASVKDLADILERNHTS; translated from the coding sequence ATGAACTATCTACATAAGAGTAAAGAAATACTATCGGGCTGCCTGTCGATTCCAGTGGAGCAGATTCAGGATGACAACCTGATTGAGCAGTTAAAACCCACGCTGGACAGCGTAGATTTCGCCGGCATCATGATGCAAGTAGAGCGTTTTTTGAAAAAAGAAGTGCCCGTTGCAGAGTGGCTGGAATTAGCCTCGGTGAAAGATCTGGCGGATATTTTGGAAAGAAATCACACCAGTTAA
- a CDS encoding autotransporter outer membrane beta-barrel domain-containing protein encodes MKNFIRTGKKELKLSKTALCISSALFLAGFSGASSAANCSPNGGTLVCTVVGNSSGTVASIMGGDYATLNQYADVEINATGSAVAAGGVGPRGFGIYVDSSGTLTADNILITTNGSGADGIRINKGNYDFTILGKLTIKSQGSSGDGINVANSNNAGGYVHIAGEGAYIESKGGIGVRANITANSRGNKIVIADGATIKTLGTGSNLSAGQGYAVYAGNRDRDTANLPLVGTAKVIVGDNSEISTVGRNAHAVYANKTGVIELGSTKITTTNTGAHGIATENGSTIKCPDNWCITLGTNYTDQRDYDGGQVYLTGNTEITVSGAGSYAMYASGTDSFIGSTYSDRSSAPGIYTVTGDLFAQKTGEIDLTMIDGSNFTGATYSNEYDTSGVANTTTNGTVNLNISGANSVWNMTADSVVSNLTLDGATLKYVEPTDLTDPTAFVTKNLIVAGNYTSNNGILVLNTVLEDETSPTDKLIVKGDTAGHTDVQIVNIGGNGALTPDGIEIVTVDGISAGTFGNSRRIVAGAFDYFVRSGSTIAGAEDKNWYLISDYTPPPDPEPEPEPEPEPEPEPEPGPDPDPGPGPTPTPDPDPEEEKPVSPVYRPEAGSYLANMAAANTMFITRLHDRLGETQYTDALTGEKKVTSMWMRHVGGHNRFHDGSGQLKTTSNRYVMQIGGDLAQWSTDGLDRWHVGLMAGYARNSSHTTSNVMKYSSKGEVDGYSVGLYGTWYANQADKTGTYIDTWMLYNWFDNEVNGEQLKKESYKSRGITASIEGGYSFRLGESERASYWFQPKAQVIWMGVTADNHTEDNGTRVKFDTDTNVQTRVGARFYANGHSELDDGKNREFEPFIEANWIHNTSNYAVVMNDTKNKQKGTRDIGEVKVGIEGKLNNNLTSWVNVAQQFGSNSYTDTQGMIGIKYSF; translated from the coding sequence ATGAAAAATTTTATCCGGACAGGAAAAAAAGAATTAAAGCTGTCAAAAACAGCGCTGTGCATAAGTTCTGCTTTGTTTTTAGCTGGTTTTTCTGGAGCATCTTCTGCTGCTAACTGTAGCCCTAATGGCGGTACTTTAGTCTGTACCGTTGTTGGTAATTCATCAGGTACCGTAGCATCGATTATGGGGGGGGATTATGCCACTCTGAATCAATATGCTGACGTTGAAATCAATGCGACGGGTTCTGCCGTTGCCGCTGGTGGTGTAGGCCCTCGTGGATTCGGTATTTACGTTGACAGTAGTGGAACACTGACGGCGGATAATATCCTGATCACGACAAACGGTAGCGGTGCTGACGGTATCCGCATTAATAAAGGGAATTACGATTTTACAATATTAGGTAAATTGACCATAAAATCCCAGGGTAGTTCTGGTGATGGTATTAACGTTGCCAACTCGAATAATGCCGGAGGGTATGTCCATATCGCTGGTGAGGGTGCCTACATTGAGAGTAAGGGTGGAATCGGCGTTCGGGCAAATATAACAGCGAATAGCAGAGGAAATAAAATCGTCATTGCCGATGGCGCAACGATTAAAACACTGGGTACTGGTTCAAACCTCAGCGCTGGTCAGGGGTATGCCGTATATGCAGGTAACCGGGATAGGGACACGGCGAACCTACCACTGGTAGGGACTGCCAAAGTGATTGTTGGTGACAATAGCGAGATTAGTACCGTTGGTAGAAATGCTCATGCTGTTTATGCGAATAAAACTGGGGTTATTGAGTTAGGCAGTACCAAGATAACCACTACTAATACTGGCGCGCATGGTATAGCGACTGAAAACGGGTCTACTATAAAATGTCCTGATAATTGGTGCATAACACTTGGTACAAATTATACCGACCAAAGAGATTATGATGGTGGTCAGGTCTATTTAACCGGTAATACTGAGATTACGGTGAGTGGTGCTGGTAGTTATGCCATGTATGCATCAGGTACCGATTCTTTTATTGGTTCGACCTATTCTGATAGAAGCAGTGCTCCGGGTATCTATACTGTAACTGGCGATTTGTTTGCTCAGAAAACGGGTGAAATCGATTTAACCATGATCGACGGCAGTAACTTCACTGGCGCAACCTACTCTAACGAATATGACACCAGCGGTGTAGCGAATACCACCACCAACGGTACGGTAAATCTGAATATTTCCGGAGCTAACAGCGTCTGGAATATGACCGCTGATTCTGTGGTGTCCAATCTGACTCTGGATGGTGCAACGCTGAAATATGTTGAACCTACAGATTTGACTGACCCAACCGCATTTGTGACTAAAAACCTGATTGTTGCCGGTAACTACACCAGTAACAACGGTATTTTGGTGCTGAATACCGTATTGGAAGACGAAACTTCTCCAACAGATAAACTGATTGTTAAAGGTGATACCGCAGGTCATACCGATGTTCAGATCGTTAACATCGGTGGTAATGGCGCTCTGACCCCGGACGGCATTGAGATTGTTACCGTTGATGGTATTTCTGCGGGTACATTTGGTAATAGCCGCCGTATTGTTGCTGGTGCGTTTGACTACTTTGTCCGTTCCGGTAGCACTATTGCTGGGGCAGAAGATAAAAACTGGTATCTGATTTCTGATTACACTCCACCGCCTGATCCGGAGCCAGAACCTGAGCCGGAACCAGAGCCAGAGCCGGAACCGGAACCAGGCCCGGATCCTGATCCAGGACCAGGACCGACACCAACTCCGGACCCGGACCCTGAAGAGGAAAAACCAGTCTCTCCGGTTTATCGTCCGGAAGCGGGTAGCTACCTGGCAAACATGGCTGCAGCAAACACTATGTTTATCACTCGGTTACACGATCGTTTAGGTGAAACACAATACACTGATGCTTTAACCGGTGAGAAAAAAGTCACCAGTATGTGGATGCGTCACGTTGGTGGGCATAACCGTTTCCACGATGGTAGTGGCCAGTTAAAAACTACCAGTAATCGTTATGTCATGCAGATTGGTGGTGACCTGGCTCAGTGGAGCACTGATGGTTTGGATCGTTGGCATGTAGGATTGATGGCAGGTTATGCTCGTAACAGCAGCCATACTACCTCTAACGTAATGAAATATTCTTCTAAAGGTGAAGTTGATGGCTACAGCGTAGGCCTGTATGGAACCTGGTATGCCAATCAGGCAGACAAGACAGGTACTTATATTGATACCTGGATGCTGTATAACTGGTTTGATAACGAAGTAAACGGTGAACAACTGAAGAAAGAGAGCTATAAATCCCGTGGTATTACCGCATCGATTGAGGGGGGATATAGCTTCAGACTGGGTGAAAGTGAGCGTGCCAGTTATTGGTTCCAGCCAAAAGCGCAGGTGATTTGGATGGGTGTTACTGCTGACAACCATACTGAAGATAACGGTACTCGAGTGAAGTTTGATACCGATACCAATGTGCAAACCCGCGTTGGTGCACGCTTCTATGCGAATGGCCATAGCGAGTTGGATGATGGCAAAAACCGTGAGTTTGAACCATTTATTGAGGCAAACTGGATTCATAACACCAGCAACTATGCCGTTGTGATGAACGACACTAAAAATAAACAGAAAGGCACCAGAGATATCGGCGAAGTGAAAGTAGGTATCGAAGGTAAACTGAATAATAATCTGACCAGTTGGGTTAACGTTGCTCAGCAATTCGGTAGTAACTCTTACACCGATACACAAGGAATGATTGGTATTAAATACAGCTTCTGA
- a CDS encoding winged helix-turn-helix domain-containing protein, whose translation MHGIKYRFNDLVVFDPDEATLSLGDLNDDDVIAISSVTCRLLQLFVENHGEVISRDVLFKRIWDDYGMISGNNNLNQNISKLRKIVKTLGIDDEFISTVPKTGFVLNKEIKLDVLREAEGEEEPATATLGLDETLPVGDADESSDVSERNTSLSVTEPVSNSPKKLISSSLLLNKKKIYLLFFISLITLAAAMVYLFNYRMTPVANEGYLGMVNGCKVFLVTNQGENIINNKPVSEEMLRYAASKQQVCRGDEYLLIRDDALVQSYIPGVKRLFLLKCEILREHRIEMCSGLGSEKAIISN comes from the coding sequence GTGCATGGTATAAAATATCGATTTAACGATCTTGTTGTATTCGACCCGGACGAAGCTACACTGAGCCTGGGGGATCTTAATGACGATGACGTTATTGCTATCTCCAGCGTAACCTGTCGTCTGCTACAGTTGTTCGTAGAGAATCATGGTGAAGTAATCAGTCGGGATGTGCTATTTAAGCGCATCTGGGATGACTACGGCATGATTTCAGGAAATAACAATTTAAATCAAAACATTAGTAAGCTCAGGAAAATAGTCAAAACGTTAGGTATTGATGATGAGTTTATCTCAACGGTGCCTAAGACGGGATTTGTATTAAATAAAGAAATTAAGCTGGATGTGTTACGTGAGGCTGAGGGAGAAGAAGAACCAGCCACAGCCACTCTGGGGTTGGATGAAACTTTACCTGTTGGTGATGCTGATGAAAGTAGCGATGTTAGCGAGAGAAACACGTCCCTATCTGTAACTGAGCCAGTATCAAACTCGCCCAAAAAACTCATTTCCTCTAGTTTATTGTTAAATAAGAAAAAAATATATCTGCTGTTTTTTATCTCATTAATCACATTAGCTGCCGCCATGGTTTACCTGTTTAACTATCGTATGACACCAGTGGCGAATGAAGGTTATCTGGGGATGGTGAATGGTTGTAAAGTGTTTCTGGTGACAAATCAGGGCGAAAATATTATCAATAATAAACCAGTGAGTGAGGAAATGCTTAGATATGCGGCCAGTAAGCAACAAGTTTGCCGTGGGGATGAGTATTTATTGATTAGGGATGATGCTTTAGTACAAAGCTATATTCCTGGAGTTAAGCGCTTGTTTCTGCTGAAATGCGAGATTCTGAGAGAGCATCGGATTGAGATGTGTTCAGGATTAGGTAGTGAAAAAGCTATAATTTCTAATTAA
- a CDS encoding 4Fe-4S dicluster domain-containing protein, with product MNRFVIAEPKDCIGCNTCMAACSEVHKAAGLQSHPRLTVMRDASSTAPILCRHCEDAPCARVCPVKAITHQDNAIMLNESLCIGCKLCAIACPFGAITPDGSKPLSAPVNYERFSQADAHAREARTAPYNQGLHPMLSWAPGLRQVAVKCDLCTFLPHGPECVRVCPTKTLFLVDENAIEQASAAKRLEAMEVFHTDNAFGDNPSDQQRAGKE from the coding sequence ATGAACCGCTTTGTTATTGCGGAGCCAAAAGATTGCATCGGATGTAATACCTGTATGGCTGCCTGTAGTGAAGTGCATAAGGCAGCGGGTCTACAGTCACATCCCCGATTAACCGTAATGCGCGATGCCAGCAGCACAGCACCTATTCTGTGTCGACATTGTGAGGATGCGCCCTGTGCCCGGGTTTGCCCGGTTAAAGCAATTACTCATCAAGACAACGCCATTATGCTTAATGAAAGCTTATGTATTGGATGCAAGCTTTGTGCTATCGCCTGCCCGTTTGGGGCTATTACGCCAGATGGAAGTAAACCATTATCAGCTCCCGTCAACTATGAGCGCTTTTCACAGGCCGATGCTCATGCGCGTGAAGCACGAACGGCCCCTTACAATCAGGGACTCCACCCGATGCTCAGCTGGGCACCTGGCTTACGTCAGGTGGCGGTGAAATGTGATTTATGCACTTTCCTGCCCCACGGCCCCGAATGTGTTCGCGTTTGCCCTACCAAAACCCTGTTTTTAGTCGATGAAAATGCCATTGAGCAAGCCAGTGCCGCTAAGCGACTTGAAGCCATGGAAGTCTTTCATACCGACAATGCCTTCGGGGATAACCCTTCAGACCAACAGCGAGCGGGGAAAGAATAA